In Belonocnema kinseyi isolate 2016_QV_RU_SX_M_011 chromosome 4, B_treatae_v1, whole genome shotgun sequence, a single window of DNA contains:
- the LOC117170692 gene encoding V-type proton ATPase 116 kDa subunit a yields MGSLFRSEEMTLCQLFLQSEAAYACVSELGELGLVQFRDLNPDVNAFQRKFVNEVRRCDEMERKLRYLEKEIKKDGIPMLDTGENPEAPQPREMIDLEATFEKLENELREVNQNAEALKRNFLELTELKHILRKTQVFFDEQENAGLNSTESMTRALISDDNIARQSALGPVQLGFVAGVILRERIPAFERMLWRACRGNVFLRQAEIETPLEDPTSGDQVYKSVFIIFFQGDQLKTRVKKICEGFRATLYPCPEAPTDRREMAMGVMTRIEDLNTVLGQTQDHRHRVLVAAAKNLKNWFIKVRKIKAIYHTLNLFNLDVTQKCLIAECWVPILDMESIQLALRRGTERSGSSVPPILNRMETFEDPPTYNRTNKFTSGFQALIDAYGVASYREMNPAPYTIITFPFLFAVMFGDTGHGLIMFLFGGWMVWKEKPLAAKKSDNEIWNIFFGGRYIIFLMGLFSMYTGLMYNDVFSKSLNIFGSNWNVSYDFSPINSNRVLQLNPNSTDYIQHPYPIGMDPVWQLAENKIIFLNSYKMKISIIFGVIHMLFGVLVGLWNHLYFKRRLNIICEFIPQVIFLVFLFFYMVLLMLIKWIKYGPDGDEKEGPFCAPSVLITFINMVLFKSSTYPPVCETANMYAGQEFFQKCLVILALLCVPWMLFAKPVMMMQERKKQHIMLNNHATENGDLEGGIPNQQQNGQMQGVHKDEEEDMTEVFIHQGIHTIEYVLGSVSHTASYLRLWALSLAHAQLSEVLWNMVMKNGLVREGWIGGFFLWAVFAFWAVLTVGILVLMEGLSAFLHTLRLHWVEFQSKFYAGLGYSFQPFSFEIILDSAQATTED; encoded by the coding sequence ATGGGATCGCTCTTCAGAAGTGAAGAGATGACCTTGTGTCAGCTCTTTCTGCAAAGTGAAGCTGCTTATGCCTGCGTGTCCGAACTTGGAGAACTCGGCCTCGTACAATTTCGAGACTTGAATCCTGACGTGAATGCATTCCAGCGCAAATTCGTGAACGAAGTACGCCGATGTGACGAAATGGAGCGCAAGCTTCGCTACTTggagaaggaaataaaaaaggacGGCATTCCCATGCTCGACACCGGGGAAAATCCCGAAGCACCCCAACCACGTGAAATGATTGATCTCGAGGCGACTTTTGAAAAACTCGAGAACGAATTACGTGAGGTCAACCAGAACGCCGAAGCACTTAAACGCAATTTTCTAGAGTTAACTGAACTGAAGCACATTCTCCGCAAAACCCAAGTCTTCTTCGATGAACAGGAGAACGCTGGTTTGAATTCTACCGAATCCATGACACGAGCATTGATCAGTGATGACAATATCGCCCGACAATCTGCACTAGGTCCCGTTCAACTGGGCTTCGTCGCTGGAGTAATTCTCCGAGAAAGAATCCCAGCTTTCGAAAGAATGTTGTGGCGCGCCTGTCGAGGAAACGTATTCCTTCGTCAGGCAGAAATCGAGACTCCCCTCGAGGATCCCACGAGCGGGGACCAGGTCTACAAGTCTGTCTTCATCATCTTCTTCCAAGGAGACCAACTTAAAACCCGCGTTAAGAAAATTTGCGAAGGTTTCCGAGCAACGTTGTATCCCTGTCCTGAAGCCCCAACAGATCGTCGAGAAATGGCGATGGGAGTGATGACGCGAATCGAGGACTTGAACACCGTCTTGGGACAAACTCAGGACCATCGTCATCGAGTCCTTGTGGCTGCTGCCAAGAACCTCAAAAACTGGTTCATCAAAGTCCGCAAGATCAAAGCTATTTACCACACTCTGAATCTCTTCAATTTAGACGTTACTCAAAAGTGTCTGATCGCTGAATGCTGGGTTCCAATCCTGGACATGGAGTCTATCCAACTCGCGCTTCGTCGAGGAACCGAACGGAGCGGCAGTTCCGTTCCACCAATTCTGAATCGAATGGAGACGTTTGAGGATCCGCCAACCTACAATCGAACGAACAAATTTACGAGTGGATTCCAGGCTCTCATAGACGCTTACGGGGTCGCTTCTTACAGGGAAATGAACCCCGCTCCGTATACGATAATCACCTTCCCTTTCCTGTTTGCTGTTATGTTTGGCGACACCGGCCACGGCCTCATCATGTTCTTATTCGGAGGCTGGATGGTCTGGAAGGAGAAGCCGTTGGCGGCGAAGAAATCGGACAATGAGATCTGGAACATCTTCTTCGGCGGGCGGTACATCATCTTCCTGATGGGGCTGTTTTCGATGTACACAGGACTGATGTACAACGACGTCTTCTCCAAGTCGTTGAACATCTTCGGATCCAATTGGAATGTCTCCTACGACTTTTCTCCGATTAACAGTAACAGGGTCTTACAACTGAACCCAAACTCGACGGACTACATTCAGCATCCCTATCCTATCGGTATGGATCCTGTGTGGCAGCTCGCTGAGAACAAGATCATATTCTTAAATTCCTACAAGATGAAGATTTCGATCATCTTCGGCGTGATTCACATGCTTTTTGGAGTCCTCGTTGGACTCTGGAATCACTTGTACTTCAAGAGGAGACTGAACATCATCTGCGAGTTCATCCCGCAGGTTATCTTCTTGGTCTTTTTATTCTTCTACATGGTCCTGCTCATGTTGATCAAGTGGATCAAGTACGGTCCAGATGGTGATGAGAAAGAAGGTCCATTTTGCGCTCCTTCTGTTCTGATCACTTTCATCAACATGGTGCTTTTCAAAAGCAGTACTTATCCACCAGTCTGTGAGACGGCTAATATGTACGCGGGGCAAGAATTTTTCCAGAAGTGTCTGGTTATCTTGGCACTTCTCTGCGTCCCGTGGATGCTTTTTGCAAAACCAGTAATGATGATGCAGGAGAGGAAGAAGCAGCATATTATGCTGAACAATCACGCAACCGAGAATGGAGACTTGGAAGGTGGAATTCCAAATCAGCAGCAAAATGGACAAATGCAGGGTGTCCACAAGGACGAGGAAGAAGACATGACAGAGGTATTCATTCATCAAGGAATACACACTATTGAGTATGTCCTTGGAAGCGTTTCGCACACTGCTTCGTATCTTCGATTGTGGGCATTGTCTTTGGCCCATGCACAACTTTCCGAAGTATTATGGAATATGGTTATGAAGAACGGGTTGGTCCGAGAAGGATGGATTGGAGGATTTTTCCTCTGGGCTGTATTTGCCTTTTGGGCCGTTTTAACTGTCGGTATTCTCGTTTTAATGGAAGGTTTGTCGGCCTTCCTTCACACACTCAGGCTTCACTGGGTCGAATTTCAGAGCAAGTTTTACGCTGGGCTGGGCTATAGCTTCCAGCCCTTCTCGTTTGAAATCATTCTGGATTCTGCTCAAGCGACAACcgaagattaa